A genomic window from Methylorubrum extorquens includes:
- a CDS encoding lysophospholipid acyltransferase family protein has product MTRVGIGLRLFVQALAFLIVIVPHWLSLRFGRGRLAARIAALFHRLFLRLFSVRVIQSGTPPPPGEPALVLSNHVSWLDIVALGSLRPLSFVAKSEIAGWPLIGMLAKLQRTVFIERAKRTATAHVNATVGQRLADGDLIVLFAEGTTGDGLRLLPFRSSLVGAARTALTAETGGLARIRLQPLALGYPRRNGLPVTRVERPEIAWYGDMELAPHLALFAARGPIDVHVNWGAPIAFEAATDRKVATAQAEAAVRQGLRQIHLGGAAPRPAPAAPETIGEGADVSAPGIAAV; this is encoded by the coding sequence ATGACGCGCGTCGGCATCGGCCTCCGCCTCTTCGTCCAGGCGCTGGCCTTCCTGATCGTGATCGTGCCGCACTGGCTCAGCCTGCGCTTCGGCCGGGGACGGCTCGCGGCGCGCATCGCGGCGCTGTTCCACCGCCTGTTCCTGCGCCTGTTCTCCGTTCGGGTGATCCAGAGCGGCACGCCGCCACCGCCGGGCGAGCCGGCGCTCGTGCTGTCGAACCACGTCTCCTGGCTCGACATCGTCGCGCTCGGCTCGCTGCGCCCGCTCTCCTTCGTGGCCAAGTCGGAAATCGCAGGCTGGCCGCTGATCGGTATGCTGGCCAAGCTCCAACGCACGGTCTTCATCGAGCGGGCCAAGCGCACGGCGACCGCCCACGTCAACGCCACGGTCGGGCAACGGCTCGCGGACGGCGACCTGATCGTGCTGTTCGCCGAGGGCACCACCGGCGATGGCCTGCGCCTGCTGCCGTTCCGCTCCTCGCTGGTCGGCGCCGCCCGGACGGCGCTGACGGCGGAAACCGGCGGGCTCGCGCGCATCCGGCTCCAGCCCTTGGCGCTGGGCTACCCGCGCCGCAACGGCCTGCCGGTGACCCGTGTCGAGCGGCCGGAGATCGCGTGGTACGGCGACATGGAACTCGCGCCGCATCTCGCCCTGTTCGCGGCTCGCGGGCCCATCGACGTACACGTGAACTGGGGCGCGCCGATCGCCTTCGAGGCCGCCACCGACCGCAAAGTCGCCACCGCCCAGGCCGAGGCCGCCGTGCGGCAGGGTCTGCGCCAGATCCATCTCGGCGGGGCCGCCCCCCGCCCGGCGCCGGCGGCGCCGGAAACGATTGGG
- a CDS encoding GNAT family N-acetyltransferase, which translates to MTRTVSPFWPLDWWSAWWDAWGSVPYVAPLRDAGQASDLEKLHATAFARPWAAHEFERMLCERSTEAHALRRGNALLGFVLSRKAVDEAEILTIVLAPSARGGGHSHRLLREHLTALAYAGIRTVHLEVDEGNTPALKLYTHHGFLKVGERKGYYPLPDGSRATALTMSATLS; encoded by the coding sequence ATGACGCGGACCGTCTCCCCGTTCTGGCCGCTCGATTGGTGGTCCGCATGGTGGGACGCCTGGGGCTCCGTGCCCTACGTCGCGCCGCTGCGGGATGCCGGACAGGCGTCCGACCTGGAAAAGCTGCACGCCACCGCCTTCGCCCGCCCCTGGGCGGCCCACGAATTCGAGCGGATGCTGTGCGAGCGCTCGACCGAGGCGCATGCCCTGCGCCGGGGCAACGCGCTGCTGGGCTTCGTGCTGTCACGTAAAGCCGTGGACGAGGCGGAGATCCTCACCATCGTTCTGGCGCCCTCCGCCCGTGGCGGCGGCCACAGCCACCGGCTCCTGCGCGAGCACCTGACCGCTTTGGCCTATGCCGGCATCCGCACCGTCCATCTCGAAGTCGACGAGGGCAATACGCCGGCCCTGAAGCTCTACACCCACCACGGCTTCCTCAAGGTCGGCGAGCGCAAGGGCTACTACCCGCTGCCCGACGGCAGTCGGGCCACGGCGCTGACCATGAGCGCGACGCTGTCGTGA
- the tsaB gene encoding tRNA (adenosine(37)-N6)-threonylcarbamoyltransferase complex dimerization subunit type 1 TsaB: protein MRILAIDTALEACAACVATDDSDDLLAEESMPLVRGHAEALLPLIERVMARVEGGFEGLDRVAVTVGPGSYTGLRVGISAARAIGLATGIPVVGVTTLSALLAPQLALNGDDTVVAAIDARHGAVYLQAMSVTEGTVIPPRHIALDEAVSLLGGRRAILTGSGAPALAAAAAAAGITVEVAETGAPQIAWVASLGLVADPDQALPRPLYLRGPDAQPQHHARLARA, encoded by the coding sequence TTGCGCATCCTTGCCATCGATACGGCGCTTGAAGCCTGCGCGGCCTGCGTGGCTACGGACGACAGCGACGACCTGCTCGCCGAGGAGTCGATGCCGCTCGTACGCGGCCATGCCGAGGCACTGCTGCCGCTGATCGAGCGGGTCATGGCCCGGGTCGAGGGCGGCTTCGAGGGTCTCGACCGGGTCGCAGTCACGGTCGGGCCCGGGAGCTATACGGGCTTGCGCGTCGGCATCTCCGCTGCCCGCGCCATCGGGCTCGCCACCGGCATTCCGGTGGTGGGCGTGACCACCCTGTCCGCCCTGCTCGCGCCGCAGCTCGCCCTCAACGGCGACGACACGGTGGTCGCCGCGATCGACGCGCGCCACGGCGCCGTCTACCTCCAGGCCATGAGCGTGACGGAAGGCACGGTGATCCCACCCCGTCACATCGCTCTCGACGAGGCGGTGAGCCTGCTCGGCGGACGGCGGGCGATCCTCACCGGCTCCGGCGCTCCCGCGCTCGCGGCGGCGGCCGCGGCCGCCGGCATTACCGTCGAGGTCGCCGAGACCGGCGCGCCGCAGATCGCCTGGGTCGCCTCGCTCGGACTCGTGGCCGATCCGGACCAGGCGCTGCCGCGCCCCCTCTACCTGCGCGGGCCCGACGCCCAGCCGCAGCATCATGCGAGGCTCGCAAGGGCATGA
- a CDS encoding NifU family protein, with amino-acid sequence MFIQTEATPNPATLKFLPGRVVLTDGTFEARDTASAERSPLATALFAVPGVSGVYFGHDFISVTKADGVNEWPQVKPAVLGAIMDHFQSGRPVLAEGTALAEEETEEFYDEADHDTVATIKDLLETRVRPAVAGDGGDITFRGYREGIVYLEMKGACSGCPSSTATLRQGVQNLFRHFLPSVREVQAI; translated from the coding sequence ATGTTCATTCAGACCGAAGCCACGCCGAACCCCGCCACGCTCAAGTTCCTGCCCGGTCGCGTCGTGCTGACCGACGGGACCTTCGAGGCCCGCGACACCGCCAGCGCCGAGCGCTCGCCGCTCGCCACCGCCTTGTTCGCGGTGCCCGGCGTCTCGGGCGTCTATTTCGGGCACGACTTCATCTCCGTCACCAAGGCCGACGGCGTGAACGAGTGGCCGCAGGTGAAGCCCGCCGTGCTTGGCGCGATCATGGACCACTTCCAGTCCGGCCGCCCGGTGCTGGCCGAGGGCACGGCGCTCGCGGAAGAAGAAACGGAAGAGTTCTACGACGAGGCCGACCACGACACCGTGGCCACCATCAAGGACCTGCTTGAGACCCGCGTGCGTCCGGCGGTGGCCGGCGACGGCGGTGACATCACCTTCCGCGGCTACCGCGAGGGCATCGTCTACCTCGAGATGAAGGGCGCCTGCTCGGGCTGCCCGTCCTCCACCGCGACCCTGCGCCAGGGCGTGCAGAATCTGTTCCGCCACTTCCTCCCCTCCGTGCGGGAAGTGCAGGCGATCTGA
- the rpoZ gene encoding DNA-directed RNA polymerase subunit omega, which produces MARVTVEDCIEKVENRFELVLLASHRARLLAAGAPLTVERDRDKNPVVALREIGDETITAEDLKEQLIHSMQKYVEVDEPEAETVPLLSSSPAAAAVAPQSSSDDKNVQFDFMSEEDLLRGLENLAPPTETDDEGE; this is translated from the coding sequence ATGGCTCGCGTCACCGTCGAAGACTGCATCGAGAAGGTCGAGAACCGCTTCGAGCTGGTCCTGCTCGCCAGCCACCGGGCCCGCCTGCTTGCCGCCGGCGCCCCGCTGACCGTGGAGCGCGACCGCGACAAGAACCCCGTCGTGGCCCTTCGCGAGATCGGCGACGAGACCATCACGGCGGAGGATCTGAAGGAGCAGCTCATCCACTCGATGCAGAAATACGTCGAGGTGGACGAGCCCGAGGCCGAGACCGTGCCGCTCCTCTCGAGCTCGCCCGCCGCCGCGGCGGTGGCGCCCCAGTCTTCCTCAGACGACAAGAACGTGCAGTTCGACTTCATGAGCGAGGAGGATCTCCTCCGCGGTCTCGAGAACCTTGCGCCCCCGACCGAGACCGACGACGAGGGCGAGTAA
- a CDS encoding RelA/SpoT family protein — translation MMRQYELVERVKRYNPTANEALLNRAYVYAMRAHGTQKRASGGPFFAHPLEVAAILTDLRLDDATIVAAVLHDTVEDTAATLDEIREIFGSEIGALVDGLTKLKRLDLVSKRAVQGENFRKLLLAVAEDVRVLLVKLADRLHNMRTLHFMRDDKRARIAEETLDIYAPLAGRMGMQELRDELEDLSFRTLKPEVYATITKRLEDLSAKSGSVIESIEHDLTARLAARGIAAQVKGRLKKPFSIWSKMERKSVAFEQLSDIVGFRVIVGTLAECYAALGVVHTSWPMVPGRYKDYVSTPKQNDYRSIHTTVIGPKRQRVELQIRTAEMDEIAEYGIAAHAHYKEAGKEGVEGEVHPRLATESGAYQWLRRTIELLAEGDSPEEFLEHTKLELFQDQVFCFTPKGRLIALPRGATPIDFAYAVHTDVGNTAVGAKINGRLAPLLHELANGDEVEIARSDGASPPAAWESLVVTGKARAAIRRATRAAVRRQYAGLGRQILDRAFERAGKSFSEEKLRGALPRLARASTEDVFAAVGRGEMFSGDVVKAVYPDFKEERRAGASGGPAANGAAGRLTRSKDQTMRLTFSGEADGASASASIPIRGLAGDLPVSFAPNGGALPGDRIVGILTPGVGVTIYPIQSAALAAFDNEPERWLDVRWDVEGSQERFPAKLALESINEPGTLAQIAQVIAEHDGNIDNVSMKRRTQDFTDISIDLSVPDLKHLTAIVADLRGKRSVSRVERVNG, via the coding sequence ATGATGCGCCAGTATGAACTCGTCGAGCGGGTCAAGCGCTACAACCCGACCGCGAACGAGGCGCTTCTCAACCGCGCCTACGTCTATGCCATGCGGGCGCACGGCACGCAGAAACGCGCCTCGGGCGGTCCGTTCTTCGCCCATCCCCTCGAAGTCGCCGCCATCCTCACCGACCTGCGCCTCGACGACGCGACCATCGTTGCGGCCGTCCTGCACGACACCGTCGAGGACACCGCCGCGACCCTCGACGAGATCCGCGAGATCTTCGGTTCCGAGATCGGCGCGCTGGTCGACGGGCTGACCAAGCTCAAGCGCCTCGACCTCGTCTCGAAGCGGGCGGTGCAGGGCGAGAACTTCCGCAAGCTGCTGCTCGCGGTGGCCGAAGACGTGCGGGTGCTTCTGGTCAAGCTCGCCGACCGCCTGCACAATATGCGCACCCTCCACTTCATGCGCGACGACAAGCGGGCGCGGATCGCCGAGGAGACCCTCGACATCTACGCGCCGCTCGCCGGCCGCATGGGTATGCAGGAGCTGCGCGACGAACTGGAAGACCTCTCGTTTCGCACGCTGAAGCCGGAGGTCTACGCCACCATCACCAAGCGGCTCGAAGACCTCTCGGCGAAATCCGGCAGCGTCATCGAGAGCATCGAGCACGACCTCACCGCCCGGCTCGCCGCGCGGGGTATCGCCGCTCAGGTGAAAGGGCGGCTGAAGAAGCCGTTCTCGATCTGGTCGAAGATGGAGCGCAAGTCGGTCGCCTTCGAGCAGCTCTCCGACATCGTCGGCTTCCGCGTGATCGTCGGCACCCTGGCCGAGTGCTACGCGGCGCTCGGCGTGGTGCATACGAGCTGGCCGATGGTGCCGGGCCGCTACAAGGACTACGTCTCGACGCCCAAGCAGAACGATTACCGCTCGATCCACACCACGGTTATCGGCCCGAAGCGCCAGCGCGTCGAGCTGCAGATCCGCACCGCCGAGATGGACGAGATCGCCGAATACGGCATCGCCGCCCACGCGCATTACAAGGAGGCCGGCAAGGAGGGCGTGGAGGGCGAGGTCCATCCCCGGCTCGCCACCGAGAGCGGCGCCTACCAATGGCTACGCCGCACCATCGAGCTGCTGGCCGAGGGCGATTCGCCGGAGGAGTTTCTGGAGCACACCAAGCTGGAGCTGTTCCAGGATCAGGTGTTCTGCTTCACGCCCAAGGGCCGCCTCATCGCCCTGCCGCGGGGCGCCACGCCGATCGACTTCGCCTATGCGGTGCACACCGATGTCGGCAACACGGCGGTGGGCGCCAAGATCAACGGCCGGCTCGCGCCCCTGCTGCACGAACTCGCCAACGGCGACGAGGTCGAGATCGCCCGCTCCGATGGCGCTTCGCCGCCGGCCGCCTGGGAATCCCTCGTCGTCACCGGCAAGGCCCGCGCCGCGATCCGTCGGGCGACCCGCGCTGCTGTGCGGCGGCAATATGCCGGGCTCGGCCGCCAGATCCTCGACCGGGCCTTCGAGCGGGCGGGCAAGAGCTTCTCCGAGGAGAAGCTGCGCGGCGCCCTGCCCCGGCTCGCCCGCGCGAGCACCGAGGACGTGTTTGCCGCCGTCGGGCGCGGCGAGATGTTCTCCGGCGACGTGGTGAAGGCCGTTTATCCCGACTTCAAGGAGGAGCGGCGCGCGGGGGCGAGCGGCGGTCCGGCGGCCAACGGGGCGGCGGGGCGCCTCACCCGTTCCAAGGACCAGACCATGCGGCTGACCTTCTCCGGCGAGGCCGACGGCGCCTCGGCCTCGGCCAGCATCCCGATCCGCGGGCTGGCCGGCGACCTGCCGGTGAGCTTTGCCCCCAATGGCGGTGCCCTGCCGGGGGATCGCATCGTCGGCATCCTCACGCCCGGCGTCGGCGTGACGATCTATCCGATCCAGTCGGCCGCGCTCGCCGCCTTCGACAACGAGCCCGAGCGCTGGCTCGACGTGCGCTGGGACGTGGAAGGCTCGCAGGAGCGCTTCCCCGCCAAGCTCGCGCTCGAATCGATCAACGAGCCCGGCACGCTGGCACAGATCGCCCAAGTGATCGCCGAGCATGACGGCAACATCGACAATGTTTCGATGAAACGCCGCACGCAGGACTTCACCGACATCTCCATCGACCTGTCGGTGCCGGACCTGAAGCACCTCACCGCCATCGTCGCGGACCTGCGTGGCAAGCGCTCGGTGAGCCGCGTCGAGCGGGTGAACGGCTGA